Proteins encoded by one window of Metamycoplasma subdolum:
- the prfA gene encoding peptide chain release factor 1, whose protein sequence is MEKTMYESLLAIKSRHDEILKKLTEPEVFNDIKKYQELNKEASKIEEIATTFKEFLASEELFKLSKDILNNEKDQELITLAKEDIEIQEEKMMKLEEKLKELLLPQDENDDKNVIMEIRGAAGGDEANIFSGDLFKMYQKYCENEGFKIKIVDSTYGTAGGFSQIVFTIKGEKVWSKLKFERGVHRVQRVPQTETQGRVHTSTATVTVLPEIDDTINIEIKPEDIEVNVFRSSGAGGQSVNTTDSAVRIIHKKTGIVVTSQDERSQITNKETALKILKSKLYELEVKKRDEEESGMRKLAGTGDRSEKIRTYNYPQDRVTDHRIGFSTSLKIVMEGSLDKIIDALIAFEKAEKIKEAGY, encoded by the coding sequence ATGGAAAAAACAATGTATGAATCATTGCTTGCAATCAAGTCAAGACATGATGAAATTTTAAAAAAATTGACTGAACCAGAAGTGTTTAATGATATTAAAAAGTATCAAGAACTTAATAAAGAAGCAAGCAAAATTGAAGAAATTGCTACTACCTTCAAGGAATTTTTAGCCTCTGAAGAGCTTTTTAAACTTTCAAAAGATATTTTAAATAATGAAAAAGATCAAGAGTTAATTACACTAGCAAAAGAAGATATTGAAATTCAAGAAGAAAAAATGATGAAACTTGAAGAAAAATTAAAAGAACTTCTACTTCCTCAAGATGAAAATGATGATAAAAACGTTATTATGGAAATTCGCGGTGCCGCTGGTGGAGACGAAGCAAACATTTTTTCAGGTGATCTTTTTAAAATGTATCAAAAATATTGTGAAAACGAAGGCTTCAAAATCAAAATTGTTGATTCAACATATGGTACAGCTGGTGGATTTTCACAAATAGTATTTACTATTAAAGGTGAAAAAGTTTGATCTAAACTTAAATTTGAAAGAGGAGTTCATCGTGTTCAAAGAGTTCCTCAAACTGAAACTCAAGGAAGAGTTCATACTTCAACAGCCACAGTAACAGTTCTCCCTGAAATTGATGATACTATTAATATTGAAATTAAACCTGAAGATATTGAAGTTAACGTTTTTCGTTCATCAGGAGCAGGCGGTCAATCAGTTAACACTACTGACTCTGCAGTTAGAATAATTCACAAGAAAACAGGAATTGTAGTAACGTCTCAAGATGAAAGAAGTCAAATAACTAATAAAGAAACCGCTTTAAAAATTCTTAAATCAAAACTTTACGAACTCGAAGTCAAGAAAAGAGATGAAGAAGAAAGTGGAATGAGAAAACTTGCTGGAACTGGCGATAGAAGTGAAAAAATTAGAACTTATAACTATCCGCAAGATAGAGTAACTGATCACCGCATTGGTTTTTCAACCTCGTTAAAAATAGTTATGGAAGGTTCACTTGATAAAATAATTGATGCTTTAATTGCTTTTGAAAAAGCAGAAAAAATTAAAGAAGCAGGGTACTAA
- a CDS encoding peptide chain release factor N(5)-glutamine methyltransferase: MIEKEVLLREKRRYDLEPYITRKELRQLKRDVPVQKIIGFQVMQNVYLDLRYNVLIPRYETEEVILVAYHFIDEGSRVLDLGCGSGFIGLAIRKNKRAIVEMVDSANAAIKQSILNAKYNELDVKIYKSNWFSNVEGKFNVIISNPPYLDKNKEYPVSLKYEPKRALFGKQSAISEYEKILKNAKNYLYDEGILIFEIDFNSAKYIKDNYPNATILNDINGKERIAILQKEDL; encoded by the coding sequence GTGATAGAAAAAGAAGTTTTATTAAGAGAAAAAAGAAGATACGATCTTGAGCCTTATATTACTCGTAAAGAATTAAGGCAACTAAAAAGAGATGTTCCTGTTCAAAAAATTATTGGATTCCAAGTAATGCAAAATGTTTATCTTGATTTAAGATACAATGTTTTAATTCCCCGTTATGAAACAGAGGAAGTAATTTTGGTTGCTTATCATTTTATAGATGAAGGTTCAAGAGTTCTTGATTTAGGTTGCGGTTCAGGTTTTATTGGACTTGCAATTAGAAAAAATAAGCGAGCAATTGTAGAAATGGTTGACTCTGCAAATGCTGCAATTAAACAGTCAATTTTAAATGCAAAGTATAACGAGTTAGATGTAAAAATTTATAAATCAAATTGATTTTCAAATGTTGAAGGAAAATTTAATGTAATTATTTCTAACCCTCCATATCTTGATAAAAATAAAGAATACCCTGTAAGTTTAAAGTATGAACCAAAACGTGCACTGTTTGGAAAACAAAGTGCAATAAGTGAATATGAAAAGATTTTGAAAAATGCGAAAAACTACTTATATGATGAAGGAATTCTAATTTTTGAAATCGATTTTAACTCAGCAAAGTATATTAAAGACAACTATCCAAACGCAACGATTTTGAATGACATAAACGGCAAAGAAAGAATTGCAATTTTACAGAAAGAAGATTTATAA